The Fibrobacter sp. UWB2 genome window below encodes:
- a CDS encoding serine/threonine-protein kinase, with product MIRPEQPLNFPYPFNENYELLGTLGKGGMGYVYKALDKRLNREVAFKILDSTSDVEAIKRFYLEAQAMKELDHQNIVHVFDFGQQGNQLFISMTYVQGISLAEILQNKSKLSFEAIEVIIKQIARGLLYAHSKGIVHRDVKPSNIMLTRDNRVYIMDFGISYIQEMEKERLTRTGMTMGTPEYMSPEQCHGDEVTLQSDIYSMGVILYEMTCGRLPFEGSRPVEIALKHVQEPPPAPELFREDIPDGLSALILKCLKKKLNERFHDMQEFLDECDQVFPQHDTPHQNSSLGRKTGSHRNVPSIAEAAKRFSSNMTPHKLMIVAFSVLFPLIVILLMLLMFTHKPQNMLHEIEWNEVIANYETRAIEPEMKKGYPIANLTDGDLTTAWLNKMPLKPLNPVLAMYFDQNTLITNIGIAVGYQKSVDDAFGDRFRIFKKPRTLTIETKDGFKQRIHLENIKGMQYPNIQAVETTELRFYLEDVHPADNDDYAISEIRLLGIELE from the coding sequence ATGATACGTCCAGAACAACCGCTAAATTTTCCGTACCCCTTTAACGAAAACTACGAACTATTGGGAACGCTCGGCAAAGGTGGAATGGGCTATGTCTACAAGGCTCTCGATAAAAGGCTAAACCGCGAAGTCGCCTTCAAGATTCTCGACTCGACCTCCGATGTCGAAGCTATCAAGCGTTTCTATCTCGAAGCGCAGGCCATGAAGGAACTCGACCACCAGAACATTGTTCACGTGTTCGACTTTGGACAGCAAGGGAACCAGCTTTTTATCTCGATGACTTACGTGCAAGGTATTTCACTTGCCGAAATTTTGCAGAACAAGAGCAAGCTTTCGTTCGAGGCGATTGAAGTCATCATCAAGCAAATTGCACGCGGTCTCCTTTACGCGCACAGCAAGGGCATCGTCCACCGCGACGTGAAGCCCTCGAACATCATGCTCACGCGCGACAACCGCGTCTACATCATGGACTTTGGCATTTCGTACATCCAGGAGATGGAAAAGGAACGCCTCACCCGCACCGGCATGACGATGGGTACGCCCGAATACATGTCGCCCGAACAGTGCCACGGTGACGAAGTCACGCTCCAGTCCGACATTTACAGCATGGGCGTGATCCTTTACGAAATGACTTGCGGACGTTTGCCGTTCGAAGGCAGCCGCCCTGTAGAAATTGCACTCAAGCACGTGCAGGAACCGCCTCCGGCTCCGGAACTTTTCCGCGAAGATATCCCGGATGGACTTTCGGCGCTAATCCTCAAGTGCCTCAAGAAAAAACTGAACGAACGCTTCCACGACATGCAGGAATTCTTGGACGAATGCGACCAGGTGTTTCCGCAGCACGACACACCGCACCAGAATTCGTCTCTCGGCCGCAAGACCGGGAGCCACCGCAACGTGCCCTCGATTGCAGAAGCCGCCAAGCGATTCAGCAGCAACATGACTCCGCACAAGCTCATGATTGTGGCGTTCTCGGTGCTGTTCCCGCTCATTGTGATTTTGCTCATGCTTCTCATGTTCACGCACAAGCCGCAGAACATGCTGCACGAAATCGAATGGAACGAAGTCATTGCAAACTACGAGACAAGAGCTATCGAACCCGAAATGAAAAAGGGATACCCGATTGCAAACTTGACCGATGGCGACCTTACGACTGCATGGCTCAACAAGATGCCGCTCAAGCCGCTGAACCCCGTGCTCGCCATGTACTTCGACCAGAACACGCTCATCACGAACATCGGTATTGCTGTTGGATACCAGAAGTCCGTGGATGACGCCTTCGGCGACCGCTTCCGCATTTTCAAGAAGCCGCGCACGCTCACCATCGAGACGAAGGACGGTTTCAAACAAAGGATTCACCTCGAGAATATCAAGGGGATGCAATACCCGAACATCCAAGCGGTAGAAACGACTGAACTCCGCTTCTACCTCGAAGACGTTCACCCCGCCGACAACGACGACTACGCTATCTCCGAGATTCGCCTGCTCGGGATTGAACTAGAATAA
- a CDS encoding YraN family protein — protein sequence MISKKSQNRSKGNFIETQAVAFLMREGYQVVARNYAYHGGELDIVARDNGTLVFVEVKSVWNNQEGNPAARVNAFKQKKIWQTACHFLSTQKAIAPKGFDTPCRFDVLSTRAYQEPLQFAHFKNAFEGREVIPNI from the coding sequence ATGATTTCGAAGAAATCACAGAACAGGTCGAAGGGAAATTTTATCGAGACTCAGGCGGTCGCGTTCCTGATGCGCGAAGGCTACCAAGTTGTAGCCCGCAATTATGCTTACCATGGCGGAGAGCTTGACATTGTCGCCCGCGATAACGGGACTCTCGTTTTTGTCGAAGTCAAGTCCGTCTGGAACAACCAAGAAGGGAACCCCGCCGCCCGCGTGAACGCTTTCAAGCAAAAGAAAATTTGGCAAACCGCTTGCCACTTTTTGTCCACTCAAAAAGCAATCGCCCCCAAGGGCTTTGACACTCCGTGCCGTTTCGACGTGTTAAGCACCCGCGCCTACCAGGAACCGCTCCAGTTTGCGCACTTCAAGAACGCATTCGAAGGCCGCGAAGTCATTCCCAATATTTAA
- a CDS encoding tetratricopeptide repeat protein: MSCAGNTPDVNTEPSQEVSESTDAYYDDESSADYVTEEAPATVATGGTIETSGYTFTAPDNGWTIIGGEDNAPYEFYNPKTGRRAVLVEVTLPEGEPLRLMDRAQIEMQSFESSGKKASLAETYPEEAFGTTGAFFDIAGKRYDTPYEAVGLVTNAGNRVFTLTLAATDAQLPAGALKQEWKDFFATFKLKEVVQEAVSELSEERIMQYSSADLGYSWNTSDTLWHNWTGVARQNEDPDLVLSNKKEDISLFVYGAIVPSEEVSQQDMFKVLLSRLGLSMNEPSFEVQRIKVGDRYAQEFTLTHVVNKFDFYYTGRFYYDNGRGILIATWTQGINKKKYASVMKNAVNGLKVGAMPKMASDEEARKKQNKFNAAVMSQVGILRLLEDQPFVALSYFERANKMDPEEPLYLINCGFVYQMKELYGPGISYFTSQMDLVRKNGKLLSILGEMYEALFDYGHARECAEAALRYTPNNPEYVINLSDALWGLGQRHQSLIVVQRLYDTQPSSRLGVYLAKTYMGLDQYAEAVDILYAIRGRFGMSKELGETLMDALMFLGRYEEARAISEETLAKAKNDYKVWTMHGKILFYSRNYRDAEKALTKALALRPDNEDAKSFLSATKAYLGKADNRTLQKPITPVEDRTADLKTLLRPQAKQNAIDGDFPAVIHYQKETLKAEKSANWVRSEEMLLEVLDQRGAAIYREFTFDFLPGYDRIFLNALEVYDSNWKLKQKATLNGAYITYATEIGGGNESQTAHFPLSELAPGDFIYMQFSRTNLENKGMIPYTNYESSRDVPVGESVFRIYADTTRFVTEEYGPLEKSPIKGGIEWKIENPVIVRKELYMPVYRDFGAGLILTGKQEWRDVGDDYQNLISHQFKKAVKVREQAFEVRGNKIGDEAVKAIINFVRQDIRYRDVRFGGHSLIPQTAEVTLKEHRGDCKDMALLLKDMLEAIGVKSYLTAIHLTEEGFSHLPTIQQFNHMILYIPKQGKISERWVDATDKTGNDRPVPLDMEGKVALVIDGDQSHVVTTPILEDNQEHQIAIQHDLYIGVNGECEFRDSVQLQGKFASAIRNKFFGRDVKDQEKLLEQFLAAGVPDVSIGNIRIENLDQFNKPLIIVNTYASKGYFGQGGSELKGRFPNVWERSLFKLPKVAKRHHPIRMPHETQFSFKLNIKTASGHTVTLTEAKPLNRAPDYVSFEKQPKSKTSSGIKWTTFALYADPSEYDKIREEWNYLLSETSPMITVK, translated from the coding sequence GTGTCCTGTGCCGGTAACACTCCCGACGTGAATACCGAGCCATCGCAAGAAGTTTCTGAATCCACAGATGCTTATTACGATGACGAATCCTCTGCGGATTACGTTACCGAAGAAGCGCCCGCCACTGTAGCAACTGGCGGAACTATCGAAACGAGCGGTTACACGTTTACCGCACCCGACAACGGATGGACAATCATCGGTGGCGAAGACAACGCCCCCTACGAATTTTACAATCCGAAAACCGGTCGCCGCGCCGTCCTCGTCGAAGTGACTCTCCCCGAAGGCGAACCGCTCCGTCTTATGGACCGCGCCCAGATCGAAATGCAGTCGTTCGAATCGAGCGGCAAAAAAGCATCTCTCGCAGAGACTTACCCAGAAGAAGCATTCGGTACAACTGGCGCATTCTTTGATATCGCCGGCAAGCGTTACGACACGCCATACGAAGCCGTCGGCTTAGTCACGAATGCAGGCAACCGAGTCTTCACGCTTACGTTAGCAGCAACAGACGCCCAGCTCCCTGCAGGCGCCCTCAAGCAAGAATGGAAAGACTTCTTTGCCACATTCAAATTAAAGGAAGTTGTCCAGGAAGCCGTTTCTGAGCTTTCCGAAGAACGCATCATGCAGTATTCCAGCGCAGACCTCGGCTACTCCTGGAACACGAGCGACACGCTTTGGCACAACTGGACAGGCGTTGCCCGCCAAAATGAAGATCCGGATTTGGTGCTCAGCAACAAGAAAGAAGATATTTCACTTTTCGTGTATGGCGCTATCGTCCCGAGCGAAGAAGTCAGCCAGCAAGACATGTTCAAGGTACTCCTCAGCCGCCTCGGACTTTCTATGAACGAACCGAGCTTTGAAGTCCAGCGCATTAAGGTCGGCGACCGCTACGCCCAGGAATTCACGCTCACCCACGTCGTCAACAAATTCGACTTCTATTATACAGGCCGATTCTATTACGATAACGGACGCGGCATCTTGATTGCCACCTGGACTCAGGGCATCAACAAGAAGAAATACGCCTCCGTGATGAAAAATGCGGTCAACGGCCTCAAGGTCGGTGCAATGCCGAAAATGGCAAGCGACGAAGAAGCCCGCAAAAAGCAGAACAAGTTCAACGCCGCCGTCATGAGCCAGGTCGGCATCCTCCGCTTGCTCGAAGACCAGCCGTTTGTCGCCCTCAGCTACTTTGAACGCGCCAACAAGATGGACCCGGAAGAACCGCTTTATCTCATCAACTGCGGTTTCGTTTACCAGATGAAGGAACTTTACGGCCCAGGCATCAGCTATTTCACAAGCCAGATGGATCTTGTCCGCAAGAACGGCAAGTTGCTCTCAATTCTCGGCGAAATGTACGAAGCCCTCTTCGACTACGGACACGCTCGTGAATGCGCCGAAGCAGCCCTCCGCTACACCCCGAACAATCCGGAATACGTCATCAACTTGAGCGATGCCCTCTGGGGCCTGGGACAGCGCCACCAGTCTCTCATCGTGGTGCAGCGCCTCTATGACACGCAGCCGAGCTCCCGTCTGGGAGTTTACCTCGCAAAAACCTACATGGGTCTTGACCAGTACGCCGAAGCCGTCGATATCTTGTACGCTATCCGTGGCCGCTTTGGCATGAGCAAGGAACTCGGTGAAACCCTTATGGACGCACTCATGTTCCTCGGCCGTTACGAAGAAGCACGCGCCATCAGCGAAGAAACTCTCGCCAAGGCCAAGAACGATTATAAAGTCTGGACGATGCACGGCAAGATTTTGTTCTACAGCCGCAACTACCGCGATGCCGAAAAGGCACTCACCAAGGCACTCGCCCTCCGCCCAGATAATGAAGACGCCAAAAGTTTCCTCTCCGCCACAAAGGCATACCTCGGCAAAGCAGACAACCGTACGCTACAAAAGCCGATTACCCCGGTTGAAGACCGCACGGCAGACTTGAAGACGCTCCTCCGCCCGCAGGCAAAACAGAACGCCATCGATGGCGACTTCCCTGCCGTCATCCATTACCAGAAGGAAACCCTCAAGGCCGAAAAGAGCGCCAACTGGGTCCGCAGCGAAGAAATGCTCCTCGAAGTTTTGGACCAGCGCGGTGCAGCCATTTATCGTGAATTCACGTTCGACTTTTTGCCGGGCTACGACCGCATTTTCTTGAACGCCCTCGAAGTCTACGATAGCAACTGGAAGCTCAAGCAAAAGGCAACGCTCAACGGCGCCTATATTACATACGCAACAGAAATTGGCGGCGGTAACGAAAGCCAGACAGCACACTTCCCGCTTTCGGAACTTGCTCCGGGTGACTTTATCTACATGCAGTTCAGCCGCACGAACCTCGAAAACAAGGGCATGATTCCGTACACGAACTACGAAAGCAGCCGCGATGTACCGGTCGGAGAATCTGTCTTCCGCATTTACGCCGATACGACCCGCTTTGTCACTGAAGAATACGGTCCGCTCGAAAAGTCCCCGATCAAGGGCGGTATCGAATGGAAGATTGAAAACCCGGTCATTGTCCGCAAGGAACTTTATATGCCGGTGTACCGCGACTTCGGTGCAGGTCTCATCCTCACAGGCAAGCAGGAATGGCGCGATGTCGGTGATGACTACCAGAACCTCATCAGCCACCAGTTCAAGAAGGCCGTCAAGGTCCGCGAACAGGCTTTTGAAGTGCGCGGCAACAAGATTGGCGATGAAGCGGTCAAGGCTATTATCAACTTTGTCCGTCAGGACATCCGCTACCGCGACGTGCGATTCGGTGGCCACAGCCTGATTCCGCAAACCGCAGAAGTGACGCTCAAGGAACACCGCGGCGACTGCAAGGACATGGCACTCTTGCTCAAGGATATGCTCGAAGCGATTGGCGTCAAGAGCTACCTCACCGCTATCCACCTCACGGAAGAAGGTTTTTCGCACTTGCCGACCATCCAGCAGTTCAACCACATGATTCTCTACATCCCGAAGCAAGGGAAGATTAGCGAACGCTGGGTCGACGCCACCGACAAGACGGGCAACGATCGCCCGGTACCGCTCGACATGGAAGGCAAGGTCGCCCTCGTGATTGACGGAGACCAGAGCCACGTGGTCACGACTCCGATTCTCGAAGACAACCAGGAACACCAAATTGCCATCCAGCACGATTTGTACATCGGCGTGAACGGCGAATGCGAATTCCGCGATTCCGTACAGCTCCAGGGCAAGTTCGCAAGCGCCATCCGCAACAAGTTCTTTGGCCGTGATGTCAAGGACCAGGAAAAGCTCTTGGAACAGTTCCTCGCCGCAGGCGTGCCGGACGTGAGCATCGGCAACATCCGCATCGAGAATCTCGACCAGTTCAACAAGCCGCTCATCATCGTGAACACTTACGCCTCGAAGGGTTACTTTGGTCAGGGCGGTTCCGAGCTCAAGGGAAGATTCCCGAACGTCTGGGAACGTAGCCTCTTCAAGCTCCCGAAGGTCGCGAAGCGCCACCACCCCATCCGCATGCCGCACGAAACGCAGTTCAGCTTCAAGTTGAACATCAAGACGGCTAGCGGCCACACGGTAACGCTCACCGAAGCAAAGCCGCTTAACCGCGCCCCGGATTACGTGAGCTTCGAAAAGCAGCCGAAGTCCAAGACTTCTAGCGGCATCAAGTGGACCACGTTTGCACTCTACGCCGATCCGAGCGAATACGACAAGATCCGCGAAGAATGGAACTACCTCTTGAGCGAAACGAGCCCGATGATCACGGTGAAGTAG
- the yfcE gene encoding phosphodiesterase: MRSLILSDIHGSALAARQALTFFEKFNCDKIFLLGDTLYHGPRNPLPAGHGPMQVVEALAPYKDRIVAVRGNCDADVDLMMLDFPIENEYKVVADCGFNLFMSHGHIFMPECFPKDALNAIESTGASQSSAQSQASAPQKPQIDVYLYGHTHIWKLEKNFRDVLLVNPGSTSLPKGGNPPTFGFYESTPATASEPAHAKFSIHTLEDGTEIATVTI; encoded by the coding sequence ATGCGCTCATTAATACTCTCCGACATTCATGGTTCTGCTTTGGCGGCAAGGCAGGCGCTCACGTTCTTTGAAAAGTTCAACTGCGACAAAATTTTCTTGCTGGGAGACACGCTCTATCACGGCCCGCGAAACCCGCTCCCGGCAGGGCACGGCCCCATGCAAGTCGTCGAAGCGCTAGCCCCGTACAAAGACCGCATTGTCGCCGTCCGCGGCAACTGCGATGCCGATGTCGACTTGATGATGCTCGACTTCCCTATCGAAAACGAATACAAGGTTGTCGCAGATTGCGGGTTCAACTTGTTCATGAGCCATGGGCACATTTTTATGCCGGAATGTTTCCCGAAAGATGCGCTAAACGCCATCGAATCTACGGGGGCGTCGCAATCCTCAGCGCAGTCTCAAGCAAGCGCTCCGCAAAAGCCGCAAATCGACGTTTACCTGTACGGTCACACGCACATCTGGAAACTCGAAAAGAACTTCCGCGATGTGCTTCTCGTGAATCCGGGTTCCACGAGCCTCCCGAAAGGCGGTAACCCGCCGACATTCGGATTCTACGAGAGCACGCCCGCAACTGCAAGCGAGCCCGCGCATGCCAAATTCAGTATCCACACGCTAGAAGATGGCACGGAAATTGCAACAGTCACTATATAA